The following coding sequences lie in one Candidatus Eremiobacterota bacterium genomic window:
- a CDS encoding glycoside hydrolase produces the protein MKRVLVAIAVVVLAGAAPEAGAQQPSISPSLYQAMHWRFVGPLRGGRTVALDGVAVQPNLFYMAAVNGGIWKTQDAGRTWMPIFDGLEIGSVGALAVAPSNPQIVYAGSGEGLQRPDLSVGDGVYKSADGGSTWTHLGLRDGQQIGSMAVDPANPDRLFVAVLGHPYGPNTERGIYRSLDGGASFARVLYQNENVGGFDVELDPNNPQVVYATLWAARQAPWEIGASFEIPGSGIFKSSDGGTTWSRLANGLPERVGRCEVAVAPSNSNVVYAYADVEANGDDQGAVYRSDDAGAHFARVNDADEIAERGDDLVSLGVDPRDPQTLYLTNTSTYRSTDGGRTFVAIKGAPGGDDYHNVWINPRDPKIIALASDQGATISVDAGRTWSSWYNQPTAQMFHVNADDRFPYWICGGQQESGSACVRSRGDWGQTTERDWHPVGAQEYGYVVSDPLHPGVFFGGKVAKFDERTGQTQEVSPIALPSKRYRMVRTEPLAFDPLDRRRLYFGSNVVFETVDGGQNWRAVSPDLTRTHPGVPPVLGPFASDDPQHGAHRGVVYALAPSLTHRGTLWAGTDDGFLWLTRDAAMGSAPAHWKNITPPGLTPWSKVAQIDASRFDDNTAFVAVNRFRLDDLRPYVYVTHDAGATWQLAVNGLPNWPVNAVRQDPVERRLLYAATENGVAVSFDGGARWQSLQLNLPHTSVRDVIVHRNDLVVATHGRGFWILDDVEPLRELARGAVLRQAHLFAPALTYRVRRSTNTDTPLPPEEPNGENPPDGAIIDYALAASAQRVAITIEDAAGRVVRRYSSDDVAPPPIPHLDKPAYWERAFSRPSASAGMHRFVWDLRSAPPRAFTQDLPISAVAHDTPRVPEGPLVVPGNYAVVLSVDAATYREPLRVVMDPRVTISRGALEAQYAAATRLVAMMNSSFARGQHARNDAAASLLDTLESADAPPTSQALRAVQVLEDSNGSQP, from the coding sequence TTGAAGCGCGTCCTCGTCGCGATTGCCGTCGTCGTTTTGGCCGGCGCGGCGCCGGAGGCAGGCGCGCAGCAGCCGAGCATCTCGCCGTCGCTCTATCAAGCGATGCACTGGCGATTCGTTGGTCCATTGCGCGGCGGGCGGACGGTCGCGCTCGACGGCGTAGCGGTGCAGCCGAATCTTTTTTATATGGCGGCCGTCAACGGTGGCATTTGGAAAACGCAAGACGCCGGCCGGACGTGGATGCCGATCTTCGACGGCCTCGAGATCGGCTCGGTTGGCGCCCTCGCCGTCGCCCCGAGCAATCCTCAAATCGTCTATGCTGGCAGCGGCGAAGGTTTACAGCGTCCGGATCTCTCCGTGGGTGACGGCGTTTATAAATCCGCAGACGGCGGGTCGACGTGGACGCATCTGGGGCTGCGCGACGGCCAGCAAATCGGTTCGATGGCCGTCGATCCGGCGAATCCGGACCGGCTCTTCGTTGCGGTGCTCGGCCATCCGTATGGACCCAACACCGAACGCGGCATCTATCGTTCGCTCGACGGCGGCGCGAGCTTTGCGCGCGTGCTCTACCAAAACGAGAACGTCGGCGGTTTCGACGTCGAGCTCGATCCCAACAATCCGCAAGTCGTCTATGCCACGCTATGGGCGGCGCGGCAGGCGCCATGGGAAATCGGGGCCTCGTTCGAGATTCCGGGCAGCGGCATTTTCAAATCGAGCGATGGCGGCACGACTTGGAGCCGTTTGGCGAACGGCCTGCCGGAGCGAGTCGGCCGGTGTGAAGTCGCGGTTGCCCCGAGTAACTCCAACGTCGTCTACGCGTACGCCGACGTCGAAGCGAACGGCGACGATCAAGGCGCGGTCTACCGAAGCGATGACGCCGGCGCGCACTTTGCGCGCGTCAACGATGCGGACGAAATCGCGGAGCGCGGCGACGATCTCGTATCGCTAGGGGTCGACCCCCGCGATCCGCAGACCCTCTACTTGACCAATACGTCGACCTACCGTTCTACCGACGGCGGTCGAACGTTCGTCGCGATCAAGGGGGCTCCGGGCGGCGACGACTATCACAATGTATGGATCAATCCGCGCGATCCAAAAATCATCGCGCTGGCCAGCGATCAAGGCGCCACGATTTCGGTTGACGCCGGCAGAACGTGGAGCTCGTGGTACAACCAGCCCACCGCGCAGATGTTTCACGTCAACGCGGACGATCGTTTTCCATATTGGATCTGCGGAGGACAACAGGAGAGCGGTTCGGCCTGCGTGCGAAGCCGCGGCGATTGGGGCCAGACGACCGAACGCGATTGGCATCCCGTCGGCGCGCAAGAGTATGGCTACGTGGTTTCCGATCCATTGCACCCGGGCGTCTTTTTCGGGGGCAAGGTTGCGAAGTTCGACGAGCGGACCGGACAAACGCAAGAGGTTTCGCCGATTGCGCTGCCATCGAAACGATATCGCATGGTTCGAACCGAGCCATTGGCGTTCGATCCGCTCGACCGGCGGCGGCTCTATTTCGGCAGCAACGTCGTCTTTGAGACGGTCGATGGCGGCCAGAACTGGCGCGCCGTCAGTCCCGATCTCACACGTACGCATCCCGGCGTGCCGCCGGTCCTCGGTCCCTTCGCAAGCGACGATCCACAGCACGGCGCGCATCGGGGCGTGGTATACGCACTTGCGCCGTCATTGACGCATCGCGGGACGCTCTGGGCCGGAACGGACGACGGTTTTCTTTGGCTGACGCGTGACGCCGCGATGGGCTCCGCGCCGGCTCATTGGAAAAACATCACGCCCCCCGGATTAACGCCGTGGAGCAAGGTCGCGCAGATCGATGCGTCGCGCTTCGACGACAACACCGCCTTCGTGGCGGTGAACCGCTTTCGGCTCGACGATTTGCGCCCATACGTTTACGTGACCCACGATGCCGGCGCGACCTGGCAGCTTGCCGTGAACGGATTGCCGAACTGGCCGGTGAACGCCGTGCGTCAGGACCCGGTCGAGCGGCGGCTGCTCTACGCCGCGACCGAGAACGGCGTTGCCGTCTCCTTCGACGGCGGCGCACGTTGGCAATCGCTCCAGCTGAACTTGCCGCACACATCGGTTCGCGATGTTATCGTTCACCGCAACGACCTCGTCGTTGCGACGCATGGACGCGGCTTCTGGATACTCGACGATGTGGAACCGCTGCGCGAGCTGGCGAGAGGTGCGGTCCTTCGACAAGCTCACCTCTTTGCGCCGGCGCTGACATATCGCGTGCGCCGCAGCACGAACACCGACACGCCATTGCCTCCGGAAGAACCGAACGGCGAGAATCCGCCCGACGGTGCGATCATCGACTACGCGCTCGCTGCCTCCGCGCAACGCGTTGCAATCACGATCGAGGATGCCGCGGGCCGCGTCGTGCGCCGTTACTCGAGCGACGATGTTGCGCCCCCGCCAATCCCGCACCTCGACAAACCCGCTTATTGGGAGCGCGCGTTTTCGCGGCCTTCGGCAAGCGCGGGCATGCATCGGTTCGTCTGGGACTTGCGGTCGGCTCCGCCGCGCGCGTTTACGCAGGACTTGCCGATATCAGCCGTCGCTCACGATACCCCGCGCGTGCCTGAGGGTCCGCTGGTGGTTCCCGGAAACTACGCGGTCGTGCTCTCGGTTGACGCGGCAACCTATCGCGAACCGCTGCGCGTGGTCATGGACCCGCGAGTCACGATCTCACGAGGTGCGCTGGAGGCCCAGTACGCAGCGGCAACTCGACTCGTCGCGATGATGAATAGCAGTTTCGCCCGCGGCCAGCACGCTCGCAACGACGCGGCCGCATCATTGCTGGATACACTTGAAAGCGCCGACGCGCCGCCGACGAGCCAAGCGCTTCGGGCGGTGCAAGTCCTCGAGGACTCGAATGGGTCCCAGCCCTAG